From the Alteromonas sp. CI.11.F.A3 genome, the window AGCACCATTACTCGGTGGCAATGAAGACTTAGTCGATTTGTGGTTTGCGAATCTTCTACATCACTCTCTTGTCGATATTGCGTCTAACCAGTTTAACGATTTTATCAACATTGGGGCGGCCGCCTTGGTGATGGTGGCACATAGTAAAGGCTTTACGGTTTCAGAAGATGAAGCCCTTAACGCTATAAAAAGCCACATTACCAAGCTTCCTGCACATGATGATGTAAAGCCCACACTGTCAAAGCTTCAATCGTTAAACGTACCTTTGGTGGCGCTATCAAATTCGTCTATTGATGGGTTAAAAGCGCAGCTTGAGTTTGCGGGTATTAGCGAATGCTTTACACATGTATTAAGCACAGAACAAATTAAAACGTACAAGCCTTATCCAGACGTTTATCGCTGGGCATGCAAAGAGGTTGGCGTTGAGCCTAAAGATGCCATGATGGTAGCGGCGCACGGGTGGGATGTGAGTGGTGCTAAGGCTGTAGGTATGCAAACCACGTTTGTAAGCAGGCCTGGCAAAATGATGTACCCGTTAGGGCTTACACCCGACTTGAACGTGGAAAGCTTAACTGAGCTTGTACAAGAAATGAAAAAGGGTGCATAAAACACCCTTGATATAAAAAGTGTGGCAGGCGTTAGTTATCAGTTTTAGCAACTAATTGTCTGCCTTTAAACCCATTTGTCGAACAAGATGAGCGCTTTGTTTCTAGCGCACCTAACTGGCGCTTTAACCACGACTTTTGAATTCCCGATTTAGCTGCATCCATTTCACCACTGACCCGTGAAATTTCTTTACCCACATTCACGCACGCTTTAGCAGTAGGCTGAAATCCTTCATTTGCCAAGGCTGCAGATGATAATACCATTGCGATAGATGCGATTAGAGCTTGCTGTTTCATACATGTCCCCAACGGCCTGATATAGTTCAAGCTCATTTATTTTCGGTAGAGAAAGGCGATGTAATGCCTTGAGTTTGTTTTGAAACTATAGCAATTAAGATCTTTTTTTTAGGTGTTAGGAATTATACCTAATGATAATAAATTCAGGTATATCGTAACGTCCTATGCCTTTTATTTCCCCATCATGTATTCGTATTGCTCATGATTTTTAGGGGTGTTGCTAATGTTTCTTATATGGTTATCGGTCTATTATAGCAATCACGAAAACCCTTCCGTAGTTGAGGTTACAGTAACAGCTTTCTGTAACAGCATTGTTATCGTGACGACCGATCTGCTTTATTAAAACATCAATTAAATCAGCTAACAAGCTAAGTGCAAACTTAGTAACAACATAAATTAAACAACCGTCTTATTAAAGCCGTGTACCCACGCCAATCGACTCTAATGTATCAAGTATAGCATCTGCTAGCGAAGCGAGCGGCGTAACATGGCAAGCTGCGTTTAATTCTATCGCCACCTTAGGCATTCCAAACACAACACAGCTTTTTTCATCTTGGCAGAACGTTGTGGCTCCTTGTTGTTTCATTTGCAATAAGCCGTTCGCACCATCTCTGCCCATACCGGTTAGCAGCACGCCAACCGCATTGGCACCTGCATTGGTCGCTAATGAATTAAAAAGCACATCTACAGAAGGCTTGTGCCCC encodes:
- a CDS encoding haloacid dehalogenase type II, with amino-acid sequence MTAPKALFFDINETLLDMAEMKHGLAPLLGGNEDLVDLWFANLLHHSLVDIASNQFNDFINIGAAALVMVAHSKGFTVSEDEALNAIKSHITKLPAHDDVKPTLSKLQSLNVPLVALSNSSIDGLKAQLEFAGISECFTHVLSTEQIKTYKPYPDVYRWACKEVGVEPKDAMMVAAHGWDVSGAKAVGMQTTFVSRPGKMMYPLGLTPDLNVESLTELVQEMKKGA